A window of the Cynocephalus volans isolate mCynVol1 chromosome 10, mCynVol1.pri, whole genome shotgun sequence genome harbors these coding sequences:
- the SGSM2 gene encoding small G protein signaling modulator 2 isoform X4, with protein MEEAVTRKFVHEDSSHIIALCGAVEACLLHQLRRRAAGFLRSDKMAALFTKVGKTCPMAGEICHKVQELQQQAEGRKPSGGSQEALRRQGSASGRAPTLSPQALKHIWVRTALIEKVLDRVVQYLVENCSKYYEKEALLADPVFGPILASLLVGPCALEYTKLKTTDHYWTDPSAEELVQRHRIRGLPNRQDSPAKRPALGIRKRHSSGSASEDRLAACAREYVESLHQNSRMRLLYGKNNVLVQPKEDMEAVPGYLSLHQSAESLTLKWTPNQLMNGTLRDSELEKSVYWDYALVVPFSQIVCIHCHQQKSGGTLVLVSQDGIQRPPLHFPQGGHLLSFLSCLENGLLPGGQLEPPLWTQQGKGKVFPRLRKRSSMRSVDVEEKCMGWATDYVFRIIYPGHRHEHITINYHHLAASRAASVDDDEEEEDKLHTMLSMICSRNLTAPNPMKDAGDMIEMQGFGPSLPAWHLEPLYSQGSSCLSCSSSSSPYTIPSHCTCVPDRLPLRLLCESMKRQIVSRAFYGWLAYCRHLSTVRTHLSALVHHNIIPPDRPLGASGGLTKDVWSKYQKDKKNYKELELLRQVYYGGVEHEIRKDVWPFLLGHYKFGMSKKEMEQVFISVDDLEPPGPQGPQDSRPKPEQELGAGTPGTAVIEQQQSVEFDSPDSGLPSSRNYSVTSGIQSSLDEGQSMGFEEEDGGGEESSDRPVSAPHAFSEPQDPSQEKASRTSELEAGQELIAVCAAAYTIELLDTVALNLHRIDKDVQRCDRNYWYFTTPNLERLRDIMCSYVWEHLDVGYVQGMCDLLAPLLVILDNDQLAYSCFSHLMKRMSQNFPNGGAMDTHFANMRSLIQILDSELFELMHQNGDYTHFYFCYRWFLLDFKRELLYEDVFAVWEVIWAARHISSEHFVLFIALALVEAYREIIRDNNMDFTDIIKFFNERAECHDAQEILRIARDLVHKVQMLIENK; from the exons GTGCAGTGGAGGCTTGCCTCCTGCATCAGCTGAGACGCCGTGCCGCTGGCTTCCTGCGCAGCGACAAGATGGCAGCCCTGTTCACCAAGGTGGGGAAGACGTGCCCGATGGCTGGGGAGATTTGCCACAAGGTACAGGAGCTGCAACAACAAGCAGAGGGCAG GAAACCCTCAGGGGGAAGCCAGGAGGCTCTGCGGAGACAGGGTTCAGCCAGCGGGAGGGCCCCAACCCTCAGTCCGCAGGCCTTGAAACACATATGGGTACGCACAGCGCTCATCGAGAAAGTCTTGGACAGGGTTGTGCAGTACCTAGTGGAAAACTGCAG CAAATACTACGAGAAGGAGGCTTTACTGGCAGACCCTGTGTTTGGCCCAATCCTGGCCTCTCTTCTAG TGGGACCCTGTGCCTTGGAATACACTAAGCTCAAGACAACTGACCACTACTGGACTGACCCCTCTGCTGAGGAGCTGGTCCAAAGGCATCGTATCCGAGGTCTCCCTAATCGCCAGGACTCCCCTGCAAAGCGCCCAGCCCTAGGG ATCCGGAAGCGGCACTCAAGTGGCAGTGCATCAGAGGACAGGTTAGCTGCCTGCGCCCGCGAGTATGTGGAATCCCTGCACCAGAACTCAAGAATGCGGCTGCTCTATGGCAAGAACAATGTGCTGGTACAGCCG AAAGAGGACATGGAGGCTGTCCCTGGCTACCTCTCCCTGCACCAGTCTGCAGAGAGCCTAACTCTGAAGTGGACCCCCAACCAGCTCATGAACGGGACTCTGAGGGACTCCGAGCTGGAAAAGAG TGTTTACTGGGACTATGCCCTGGTGGTGCCCTTCAGTCAGATTGTCTGCATTCACTGCCACCAACAAA AGAGTGGTGGCACACTTGTGCTGGTGAGCCAGGACGGCATCCAGAGGCCACCGCTGCACTTCCCACAGGGAGGACATCTGCTGTCCTTTCTGTCCTGTCTGGAGAATGGGCTGCTGCCTGGAGGACAGCTAGAGCCCCCACTCTGGACCCAGCAGGGGAAG GGGAAGGTGTTCCCCAGGCTACGGAAACGCAGCAGCATGAGGTCCGTGGACGTGGAGGAGAAGTGCATGGGGTGGGCCACAGACTACGTGTTCAGGATCATCTACCCCGGGCACAGGCACGAGCACA TCACTATTAACTACCACCACCTAGCGGCCAGCCGCGCGGCCTCGGTGGACGatgatgaggaagaggaagataaACTACACACGATGCTCTCAATGATCTGCTCGCGGAACCTCACAGCTCCCAATCCGATGAAAG ATGCTGGCGATATGATCGAGATGCAGGGCTTTGGGCCCAGCCTGCCAGCCTGGCACCTGGAGCCCTTGTATAGCCAGggctcctcctgcctctcctgcTCCTCCAGCAGCTCCCCATATACCATCCCCAGCCATTGCACCTGCGTCCCTGACCG GTTGCCACTCAGACTATTGTGCGAGAGCATGAAGAGGCAGATTGTGTCCCGGGCCTTCTATGGCT GGCTGGCATACTGCCGCCATCTGTCAACGGTGCGGACCCACCTGTCAGCGCTGGTGCATCACAACATTATTCCACCCGACCGGCCCCTGGGGGCCTCAGGAGGCCTCACCAAAGATGTGTGGAGCAAGTATCAGAAGGACAAAAAG AACTACAAGGAACTGGAGCTGCTGCGGCAAGTTTACTATGGAGGCGTGGAGCATGAGATCCGCAAGGACGTCTGGCCCTTTCTGCTTGGCCACTACAAGTTTGGCATGAGCAAAAAGGAGATGGAGCAG GTCTTTATCTCTGTGGATGATCTGGAGCCCCCAGGGCCTCAGGGCCCTCAAGATTCCAGACCAAAGCCTGAGCAAGAACTGGGAGCAGGGACTCCGGGCACCGCCGTGATAGAGCAGCAGCAGTCAGTGGAGTTTGACTCTCCAGACTCAGGACTGCCATCCTCTCGCAATTACTCCGTGACCTCGGGCATCCAGTCAAGCCTAGATGAGGGGCAGAGCATGGGCTTTGAAGAGGAGGACGGTGGAGGGGAGGAAAGCTCTGACAGGCCAGTCTCTGCACCCCATGCTTTCTCTGAGCCCCAAGATCCCAGCCAGGAGAAGGCTTCGCGGACCAGCGAGCTGGAAGCAGGGCAGGAGCTCATAGCTGTGTGCGCTGCTGCCTACACT ATAGAATTACTGGACACTGTGGCCTTAAATCTGCACCGCATAGACAAGGATGTGCAGAGATGTGACCGCAACTACTGGTACTTCACGACCCCCAATCTCGAGAGGCTCAGAGATATCATGTGCAG CTACGTGTGGGAGCACCTGGACGTGGGCTATGTGCAGGGCATGTGTGATCTGCTGGCACCTCTCCTGGTCATCCTTGACAATG ATCAGCTGGCCTACAGCTGCTTCAGTCACCTCATGAAGAGAATGAGCCAGAACTTCCCCAACGGAGGCGCCATGGACACCCACTTTGCCAACATGCGCTCCCTCATCCAG ATCCTGGACTCAGAGCTGTTTGAACTGATGCATCAGAATGGAGACTACACCCACTTCTACTTCTGTTACCGCTGGTTCCTGCTGGATTTTAAGAGAG AGCTGCTGTACGAGGATGTGTTTGCTGTGTGGGAGGTGATCTGGGCGGCCAGGCACATCTCATCGGAGCACTTTGTCCTGTTCATCGCCCTGGCCCTGGTGGAGGCCTACCGAGAGATTATCCGCGACAACAACATGGACTTCACTGATATCATCAAGTTCTTCAATG AACGGGCTGAGTGTCATGATGCCCAGGAGATCCTGCGGATTGCCCGGGACCTCGTCCACAAGGTGCAGATGCTCATAGAGAACAAGTGA
- the SGSM2 gene encoding small G protein signaling modulator 2 isoform X2, translating to MEEAVTRKFVHEDSSHIIALCGAVEACLLHQLRRRAAGFLRSDKMAALFTKVGKTCPMAGEICHKVQELQQQAEGRKPSGGSQEALRRQGSASGRAPTLSPQALKHIWVRTALIEKVLDRVVQYLVENCSKYYEKEALLADPVFGPILASLLVGPCALEYTKLKTTDHYWTDPSAEELVQRHRIRGLPNRQDSPAKRPALGIRKRHSSGSASEDRLAACAREYVESLHQNSRMRLLYGKNNVLVQPKEDMEAVPGYLSLHQSAESLTLKWTPNQLMNGTLRDSELEKSVYWDYALVVPFSQIVCIHCHQQKSGGTLVLVSQDGIQRPPLHFPQGGHLLSFLSCLENGLLPGGQLEPPLWTQQGKGKVFPRLRKRSSMRSVDVEEKCMGWATDYVFRIIYPGHRHEHITINYHHLAASRAASVDDDEEEEDKLHTMLSMICSRNLTAPNPMKDAGDMIEMQGFGPSLPAWHLEPLYSQGSSCLSCSSSSSPYTIPSHCTCVPDRLPLRLLCESMKRQIVSRAFYGWLAYCRHLSTVRTHLSALVHHNIIPPDRPLGASGGLTKDVWSKYQKDKKNYKELELLRQVYYGGVEHEIRKDVWPFLLGHYKFGMSKKEMEQVDAVVAARYQQVLAEWKACEVAVRQREREAHPATLTKFSSGSSIDSHVQRLIHRDSTISNDVFISVDDLEPPGPQGPQDSRPKPEQELGAGTPGTAVIEQQQSVEFDSPDSGLPSSRNYSVTSGIQSSLDEGQSMGFEEEDGGGEESSDRPVSAPHAFSEPQDPSQEKASRTSELEAGQELIAVCAAAYTIELLDTVALNLHRIDKDVQRCDRNYWYFTTPNLERLRDIMCSYVWEHLDVGYVQGMCDLLAPLLVILDNDQLAYSCFSHLMKRMSQNFPNGGAMDTHFANMRSLIQILDSELFELMHQNGDYTHFYFCYRWFLLDFKRELLYEDVFAVWEVIWAARHISSEHFVLFIALALVEAYREIIRDNNMDFTDIIKFFNERAECHDAQEILRIARDLVHKVQMLIENK from the exons GTGCAGTGGAGGCTTGCCTCCTGCATCAGCTGAGACGCCGTGCCGCTGGCTTCCTGCGCAGCGACAAGATGGCAGCCCTGTTCACCAAGGTGGGGAAGACGTGCCCGATGGCTGGGGAGATTTGCCACAAGGTACAGGAGCTGCAACAACAAGCAGAGGGCAG GAAACCCTCAGGGGGAAGCCAGGAGGCTCTGCGGAGACAGGGTTCAGCCAGCGGGAGGGCCCCAACCCTCAGTCCGCAGGCCTTGAAACACATATGGGTACGCACAGCGCTCATCGAGAAAGTCTTGGACAGGGTTGTGCAGTACCTAGTGGAAAACTGCAG CAAATACTACGAGAAGGAGGCTTTACTGGCAGACCCTGTGTTTGGCCCAATCCTGGCCTCTCTTCTAG TGGGACCCTGTGCCTTGGAATACACTAAGCTCAAGACAACTGACCACTACTGGACTGACCCCTCTGCTGAGGAGCTGGTCCAAAGGCATCGTATCCGAGGTCTCCCTAATCGCCAGGACTCCCCTGCAAAGCGCCCAGCCCTAGGG ATCCGGAAGCGGCACTCAAGTGGCAGTGCATCAGAGGACAGGTTAGCTGCCTGCGCCCGCGAGTATGTGGAATCCCTGCACCAGAACTCAAGAATGCGGCTGCTCTATGGCAAGAACAATGTGCTGGTACAGCCG AAAGAGGACATGGAGGCTGTCCCTGGCTACCTCTCCCTGCACCAGTCTGCAGAGAGCCTAACTCTGAAGTGGACCCCCAACCAGCTCATGAACGGGACTCTGAGGGACTCCGAGCTGGAAAAGAG TGTTTACTGGGACTATGCCCTGGTGGTGCCCTTCAGTCAGATTGTCTGCATTCACTGCCACCAACAAA AGAGTGGTGGCACACTTGTGCTGGTGAGCCAGGACGGCATCCAGAGGCCACCGCTGCACTTCCCACAGGGAGGACATCTGCTGTCCTTTCTGTCCTGTCTGGAGAATGGGCTGCTGCCTGGAGGACAGCTAGAGCCCCCACTCTGGACCCAGCAGGGGAAG GGGAAGGTGTTCCCCAGGCTACGGAAACGCAGCAGCATGAGGTCCGTGGACGTGGAGGAGAAGTGCATGGGGTGGGCCACAGACTACGTGTTCAGGATCATCTACCCCGGGCACAGGCACGAGCACA TCACTATTAACTACCACCACCTAGCGGCCAGCCGCGCGGCCTCGGTGGACGatgatgaggaagaggaagataaACTACACACGATGCTCTCAATGATCTGCTCGCGGAACCTCACAGCTCCCAATCCGATGAAAG ATGCTGGCGATATGATCGAGATGCAGGGCTTTGGGCCCAGCCTGCCAGCCTGGCACCTGGAGCCCTTGTATAGCCAGggctcctcctgcctctcctgcTCCTCCAGCAGCTCCCCATATACCATCCCCAGCCATTGCACCTGCGTCCCTGACCG GTTGCCACTCAGACTATTGTGCGAGAGCATGAAGAGGCAGATTGTGTCCCGGGCCTTCTATGGCT GGCTGGCATACTGCCGCCATCTGTCAACGGTGCGGACCCACCTGTCAGCGCTGGTGCATCACAACATTATTCCACCCGACCGGCCCCTGGGGGCCTCAGGAGGCCTCACCAAAGATGTGTGGAGCAAGTATCAGAAGGACAAAAAG AACTACAAGGAACTGGAGCTGCTGCGGCAAGTTTACTATGGAGGCGTGGAGCATGAGATCCGCAAGGACGTCTGGCCCTTTCTGCTTGGCCACTACAAGTTTGGCATGAGCAAAAAGGAGATGGAGCAG GTGGACGCAGTGGTGGCAGCACGGTATCAGCAGGTGTTGGCAGAATGGAAGGCCTGCGAGGTGGCGGTGAGGCAGCGGGAGCGTGAGGCTCACCCAGCCACGCTCACCAAGTTTTCCTCGGGCAGCAGCATTGACAGCCACGTGCAGCGCCTCATCCACCGAGATTCCACCATCAGCAATGAT GTCTTTATCTCTGTGGATGATCTGGAGCCCCCAGGGCCTCAGGGCCCTCAAGATTCCAGACCAAAGCCTGAGCAAGAACTGGGAGCAGGGACTCCGGGCACCGCCGTGATAGAGCAGCAGCAGTCAGTGGAGTTTGACTCTCCAGACTCAGGACTGCCATCCTCTCGCAATTACTCCGTGACCTCGGGCATCCAGTCAAGCCTAGATGAGGGGCAGAGCATGGGCTTTGAAGAGGAGGACGGTGGAGGGGAGGAAAGCTCTGACAGGCCAGTCTCTGCACCCCATGCTTTCTCTGAGCCCCAAGATCCCAGCCAGGAGAAGGCTTCGCGGACCAGCGAGCTGGAAGCAGGGCAGGAGCTCATAGCTGTGTGCGCTGCTGCCTACACT ATAGAATTACTGGACACTGTGGCCTTAAATCTGCACCGCATAGACAAGGATGTGCAGAGATGTGACCGCAACTACTGGTACTTCACGACCCCCAATCTCGAGAGGCTCAGAGATATCATGTGCAG CTACGTGTGGGAGCACCTGGACGTGGGCTATGTGCAGGGCATGTGTGATCTGCTGGCACCTCTCCTGGTCATCCTTGACAATG ATCAGCTGGCCTACAGCTGCTTCAGTCACCTCATGAAGAGAATGAGCCAGAACTTCCCCAACGGAGGCGCCATGGACACCCACTTTGCCAACATGCGCTCCCTCATCCAG ATCCTGGACTCAGAGCTGTTTGAACTGATGCATCAGAATGGAGACTACACCCACTTCTACTTCTGTTACCGCTGGTTCCTGCTGGATTTTAAGAGAG AGCTGCTGTACGAGGATGTGTTTGCTGTGTGGGAGGTGATCTGGGCGGCCAGGCACATCTCATCGGAGCACTTTGTCCTGTTCATCGCCCTGGCCCTGGTGGAGGCCTACCGAGAGATTATCCGCGACAACAACATGGACTTCACTGATATCATCAAGTTCTTCAATG AACGGGCTGAGTGTCATGATGCCCAGGAGATCCTGCGGATTGCCCGGGACCTCGTCCACAAGGTGCAGATGCTCATAGAGAACAAGTGA
- the SGSM2 gene encoding small G protein signaling modulator 2 isoform X1, producing MGSVEDAVKEKLLWNVKKEVKQIMEEAVTRKFVHEDSSHIIALCGAVEACLLHQLRRRAAGFLRSDKMAALFTKVGKTCPMAGEICHKVQELQQQAEGRKPSGGSQEALRRQGSASGRAPTLSPQALKHIWVRTALIEKVLDRVVQYLVENCSKYYEKEALLADPVFGPILASLLVGPCALEYTKLKTTDHYWTDPSAEELVQRHRIRGLPNRQDSPAKRPALGIRKRHSSGSASEDRLAACAREYVESLHQNSRMRLLYGKNNVLVQPKEDMEAVPGYLSLHQSAESLTLKWTPNQLMNGTLRDSELEKSVYWDYALVVPFSQIVCIHCHQQKSGGTLVLVSQDGIQRPPLHFPQGGHLLSFLSCLENGLLPGGQLEPPLWTQQGKGKVFPRLRKRSSMRSVDVEEKCMGWATDYVFRIIYPGHRHEHITINYHHLAASRAASVDDDEEEEDKLHTMLSMICSRNLTAPNPMKDAGDMIEMQGFGPSLPAWHLEPLYSQGSSCLSCSSSSSPYTIPSHCTCVPDRLPLRLLCESMKRQIVSRAFYGWLAYCRHLSTVRTHLSALVHHNIIPPDRPLGASGGLTKDVWSKYQKDKKNYKELELLRQVYYGGVEHEIRKDVWPFLLGHYKFGMSKKEMEQVDAVVAARYQQVLAEWKACEVAVRQREREAHPATLTKFSSGSSIDSHVQRLIHRDSTISNDVFISVDDLEPPGPQGPQDSRPKPEQELGAGTPGTAVIEQQQSVEFDSPDSGLPSSRNYSVTSGIQSSLDEGQSMGFEEEDGGGEESSDRPVSAPHAFSEPQDPSQEKASRTSELEAGQELIAVCAAAYTIELLDTVALNLHRIDKDVQRCDRNYWYFTTPNLERLRDIMCSYVWEHLDVGYVQGMCDLLAPLLVILDNDQLAYSCFSHLMKRMSQNFPNGGAMDTHFANMRSLIQILDSELFELMHQNGDYTHFYFCYRWFLLDFKRELLYEDVFAVWEVIWAARHISSEHFVLFIALALVEAYREIIRDNNMDFTDIIKFFNERAECHDAQEILRIARDLVHKVQMLIENK from the exons GTGCAGTGGAGGCTTGCCTCCTGCATCAGCTGAGACGCCGTGCCGCTGGCTTCCTGCGCAGCGACAAGATGGCAGCCCTGTTCACCAAGGTGGGGAAGACGTGCCCGATGGCTGGGGAGATTTGCCACAAGGTACAGGAGCTGCAACAACAAGCAGAGGGCAG GAAACCCTCAGGGGGAAGCCAGGAGGCTCTGCGGAGACAGGGTTCAGCCAGCGGGAGGGCCCCAACCCTCAGTCCGCAGGCCTTGAAACACATATGGGTACGCACAGCGCTCATCGAGAAAGTCTTGGACAGGGTTGTGCAGTACCTAGTGGAAAACTGCAG CAAATACTACGAGAAGGAGGCTTTACTGGCAGACCCTGTGTTTGGCCCAATCCTGGCCTCTCTTCTAG TGGGACCCTGTGCCTTGGAATACACTAAGCTCAAGACAACTGACCACTACTGGACTGACCCCTCTGCTGAGGAGCTGGTCCAAAGGCATCGTATCCGAGGTCTCCCTAATCGCCAGGACTCCCCTGCAAAGCGCCCAGCCCTAGGG ATCCGGAAGCGGCACTCAAGTGGCAGTGCATCAGAGGACAGGTTAGCTGCCTGCGCCCGCGAGTATGTGGAATCCCTGCACCAGAACTCAAGAATGCGGCTGCTCTATGGCAAGAACAATGTGCTGGTACAGCCG AAAGAGGACATGGAGGCTGTCCCTGGCTACCTCTCCCTGCACCAGTCTGCAGAGAGCCTAACTCTGAAGTGGACCCCCAACCAGCTCATGAACGGGACTCTGAGGGACTCCGAGCTGGAAAAGAG TGTTTACTGGGACTATGCCCTGGTGGTGCCCTTCAGTCAGATTGTCTGCATTCACTGCCACCAACAAA AGAGTGGTGGCACACTTGTGCTGGTGAGCCAGGACGGCATCCAGAGGCCACCGCTGCACTTCCCACAGGGAGGACATCTGCTGTCCTTTCTGTCCTGTCTGGAGAATGGGCTGCTGCCTGGAGGACAGCTAGAGCCCCCACTCTGGACCCAGCAGGGGAAG GGGAAGGTGTTCCCCAGGCTACGGAAACGCAGCAGCATGAGGTCCGTGGACGTGGAGGAGAAGTGCATGGGGTGGGCCACAGACTACGTGTTCAGGATCATCTACCCCGGGCACAGGCACGAGCACA TCACTATTAACTACCACCACCTAGCGGCCAGCCGCGCGGCCTCGGTGGACGatgatgaggaagaggaagataaACTACACACGATGCTCTCAATGATCTGCTCGCGGAACCTCACAGCTCCCAATCCGATGAAAG ATGCTGGCGATATGATCGAGATGCAGGGCTTTGGGCCCAGCCTGCCAGCCTGGCACCTGGAGCCCTTGTATAGCCAGggctcctcctgcctctcctgcTCCTCCAGCAGCTCCCCATATACCATCCCCAGCCATTGCACCTGCGTCCCTGACCG GTTGCCACTCAGACTATTGTGCGAGAGCATGAAGAGGCAGATTGTGTCCCGGGCCTTCTATGGCT GGCTGGCATACTGCCGCCATCTGTCAACGGTGCGGACCCACCTGTCAGCGCTGGTGCATCACAACATTATTCCACCCGACCGGCCCCTGGGGGCCTCAGGAGGCCTCACCAAAGATGTGTGGAGCAAGTATCAGAAGGACAAAAAG AACTACAAGGAACTGGAGCTGCTGCGGCAAGTTTACTATGGAGGCGTGGAGCATGAGATCCGCAAGGACGTCTGGCCCTTTCTGCTTGGCCACTACAAGTTTGGCATGAGCAAAAAGGAGATGGAGCAG GTGGACGCAGTGGTGGCAGCACGGTATCAGCAGGTGTTGGCAGAATGGAAGGCCTGCGAGGTGGCGGTGAGGCAGCGGGAGCGTGAGGCTCACCCAGCCACGCTCACCAAGTTTTCCTCGGGCAGCAGCATTGACAGCCACGTGCAGCGCCTCATCCACCGAGATTCCACCATCAGCAATGAT GTCTTTATCTCTGTGGATGATCTGGAGCCCCCAGGGCCTCAGGGCCCTCAAGATTCCAGACCAAAGCCTGAGCAAGAACTGGGAGCAGGGACTCCGGGCACCGCCGTGATAGAGCAGCAGCAGTCAGTGGAGTTTGACTCTCCAGACTCAGGACTGCCATCCTCTCGCAATTACTCCGTGACCTCGGGCATCCAGTCAAGCCTAGATGAGGGGCAGAGCATGGGCTTTGAAGAGGAGGACGGTGGAGGGGAGGAAAGCTCTGACAGGCCAGTCTCTGCACCCCATGCTTTCTCTGAGCCCCAAGATCCCAGCCAGGAGAAGGCTTCGCGGACCAGCGAGCTGGAAGCAGGGCAGGAGCTCATAGCTGTGTGCGCTGCTGCCTACACT ATAGAATTACTGGACACTGTGGCCTTAAATCTGCACCGCATAGACAAGGATGTGCAGAGATGTGACCGCAACTACTGGTACTTCACGACCCCCAATCTCGAGAGGCTCAGAGATATCATGTGCAG CTACGTGTGGGAGCACCTGGACGTGGGCTATGTGCAGGGCATGTGTGATCTGCTGGCACCTCTCCTGGTCATCCTTGACAATG ATCAGCTGGCCTACAGCTGCTTCAGTCACCTCATGAAGAGAATGAGCCAGAACTTCCCCAACGGAGGCGCCATGGACACCCACTTTGCCAACATGCGCTCCCTCATCCAG ATCCTGGACTCAGAGCTGTTTGAACTGATGCATCAGAATGGAGACTACACCCACTTCTACTTCTGTTACCGCTGGTTCCTGCTGGATTTTAAGAGAG AGCTGCTGTACGAGGATGTGTTTGCTGTGTGGGAGGTGATCTGGGCGGCCAGGCACATCTCATCGGAGCACTTTGTCCTGTTCATCGCCCTGGCCCTGGTGGAGGCCTACCGAGAGATTATCCGCGACAACAACATGGACTTCACTGATATCATCAAGTTCTTCAATG AACGGGCTGAGTGTCATGATGCCCAGGAGATCCTGCGGATTGCCCGGGACCTCGTCCACAAGGTGCAGATGCTCATAGAGAACAAGTGA